A section of the bacterium genome encodes:
- the plsY gene encoding glycerol-3-phosphate 1-O-acyltransferase PlsY produces the protein MASDALAILVAFLCGSVPFGVILVFLFRGIDVRRVGSGNIGATNAMRAGGAWVGVAVLALDALKGVVGVLLGRAVAGGAWNHWGAPWLEGALALAAIAGHVFTPWLRFRGGKGIAAALGVLIALDWRLAVAALAAFLIVCVPTRIVSAGSLAAATTVAVGGFLCGDPVRRGPFLLAAALLVIWRHRENIVRLMRGEESRLGQKRLS, from the coding sequence ATGGCGTCTGACGCGCTCGCGATCCTCGTCGCCTTCCTCTGCGGAAGCGTCCCCTTCGGCGTGATCCTCGTCTTCCTCTTCCGGGGAATCGACGTGCGCCGCGTCGGCTCGGGGAACATCGGCGCGACCAACGCGATGCGCGCCGGCGGGGCGTGGGTCGGCGTCGCCGTCCTCGCCCTCGACGCGCTGAAGGGGGTCGTCGGCGTCCTCCTCGGGCGGGCCGTCGCCGGCGGCGCGTGGAACCACTGGGGCGCGCCGTGGCTGGAGGGGGCGCTGGCCCTCGCCGCGATCGCCGGGCACGTCTTCACCCCGTGGCTCCGGTTCCGCGGCGGGAAGGGGATCGCCGCCGCGCTCGGCGTCCTGATCGCGCTCGACTGGCGGCTCGCCGTCGCCGCGCTCGCCGCGTTCCTGATCGTCTGCGTTCCGACCCGGATCGTCAGCGCCGGCTCGCTCGCCGCGGCGACGACGGTCGCGGTCGGCGGCTTCCTCTGCGGCGACCCGGTCCGGCGCGGCCCGTTCCTGCTCGCCGCCGCCCTCCTCGTCATCTGGCGGCACCGCGAGAACATCGTCCGCTTGATGCGCGGGGAAGAGTCGCGGCTCGGCCAAAAACGGCTATCGTAG
- the thpR gene encoding RNA 2',3'-cyclic phosphodiesterase — protein sequence MGRRLFLAAAPPPATLDALAAFAARTRRRDDGWRWAGREALHLTLRFFGDTEERLLAPLRAELSAVAARGRGGLFSIEGIGAFPGPSRPRVLWAGIAGPTERLAALAGDAEQAARRLGFAPEARPFAPHLTLARAAREGRPTMPRPAEAPVFGPFPVDEMILFESHLGPGGARYEPLGRFALRGDGDGV from the coding sequence ATGGGACGCCGCCTCTTCCTCGCCGCCGCGCCGCCGCCGGCGACGCTCGACGCCCTCGCCGCCTTCGCGGCGCGGACGCGGCGCCGCGACGACGGCTGGCGCTGGGCGGGGCGCGAGGCGCTTCATCTCACGCTCCGCTTCTTCGGCGACACCGAGGAACGGCTTCTCGCGCCGCTGCGCGCCGAGCTGTCGGCGGTCGCCGCGCGGGGCCGCGGCGGACTGTTTTCGATCGAGGGGATCGGCGCCTTTCCGGGCCCCTCGCGGCCGCGGGTCCTCTGGGCGGGGATCGCGGGGCCGACGGAGCGGCTCGCCGCCTTGGCCGGCGACGCCGAGCAGGCCGCGCGGCGGCTGGGGTTCGCGCCGGAGGCGCGCCCCTTCGCGCCGCACCTGACGCTCGCGCGGGCCGCGCGCGAAGGACGCCCGACGATGCCGCGGCCGGCGGAAGCCCCGGTCTTCGGCCCATTTCCGGTGGACGAAATGATCCTTTTCGAGAGTCATCTCGGTCCCGGCGGCGCGCGCTACGAGCCGCTGGGCCGGTTCGCGCTGCGCGGGGACGGCGATGGCGTCTGA
- a CDS encoding CinA family nicotinamide mononucleotide deamidase-related protein, whose translation MRTPLAFVLAVGDELVTGRRADGNGVRIGRWLEGLGCRVLARCLVPDDPALIAAALKTALDGGAEVVAVAGGLGPSVDDVTRDGIAAGLGLPLELNPGLLKAVEARYRDFGREMAESAGRQALLPQGAEPIANPMGTAPGFFVDLGRVVVAALPGVPREMEAMLDREVLPRLRARLAGAAVLRTTVLRVAGLPEAEVDRRVRSAGIEPGTAQVTLLPRYGEVDVLVTLRAETDEEADEALPRALRELERRLGDHVYGRDADTLVGAVRDLLTPRRWTLAVAETITGGLLAKNIVDLPGAGRFFVGSLVPYADALKPLILGVPPDLLDRCGPVSAEAARAMAHGVRARLGADVALATTGIAGPAGGTADKPVGLAYIAVVFGDQTLVRRHLFAGDRATVRHMATTMALEQTRRALAGLAPLGDPTDDAGL comes from the coding sequence ATGAGGACTCCGTTGGCCTTCGTGCTCGCCGTGGGGGACGAGCTGGTGACGGGCCGGCGCGCCGACGGAAACGGCGTGCGGATCGGACGTTGGCTCGAAGGGCTCGGCTGCCGCGTGCTCGCCCGGTGCCTCGTGCCGGACGATCCGGCGCTGATCGCCGCCGCGCTGAAGACGGCGCTCGACGGCGGCGCGGAAGTCGTCGCCGTCGCCGGCGGGCTCGGCCCTTCGGTGGACGACGTGACGCGGGACGGCATCGCGGCGGGGCTCGGCCTGCCGCTGGAGCTGAACCCCGGGCTGCTCAAGGCGGTCGAGGCGCGCTACCGCGACTTCGGCCGCGAGATGGCCGAGTCGGCCGGCCGTCAGGCTCTGCTGCCGCAGGGGGCCGAGCCGATCGCCAATCCGATGGGGACCGCCCCCGGCTTTTTCGTGGACCTCGGGCGCGTCGTCGTGGCGGCCCTGCCCGGCGTGCCGCGCGAGATGGAGGCGATGCTCGACCGCGAGGTCCTGCCGCGGCTGCGCGCGCGCCTCGCCGGCGCCGCGGTGCTGCGCACCACCGTGCTGCGCGTCGCCGGCCTCCCGGAGGCGGAGGTCGATCGCCGCGTCCGGTCGGCGGGGATCGAGCCGGGAACGGCGCAGGTGACGCTGCTGCCGCGCTACGGCGAGGTCGATGTCCTGGTCACGCTGCGCGCCGAGACCGACGAAGAGGCGGACGAAGCGCTGCCGCGCGCGCTCCGCGAGCTCGAGCGGCGGCTCGGGGACCACGTCTACGGCCGGGACGCCGACACGCTCGTCGGGGCGGTGCGGGATCTGCTGACGCCGCGGCGCTGGACGCTCGCCGTGGCGGAGACGATCACCGGCGGGCTTCTCGCGAAGAACATCGTCGACCTGCCCGGGGCGGGGCGGTTCTTCGTCGGCTCGCTCGTGCCGTACGCCGACGCGCTCAAGCCGCTGATCCTCGGCGTGCCGCCCGACCTGCTGGATCGGTGCGGGCCGGTGAGCGCCGAGGCGGCGCGGGCGATGGCCCACGGCGTGCGCGCGCGGCTCGGCGCCGACGTCGCGCTGGCCACGACCGGCATCGCCGGGCCGGCCGGCGGGACGGCCGACAAGCCGGTCGGGCTCGCCTACATCGCCGTCGTGTTCGGGGACCAGACGCTCGTGCGGCGCCATCTCTTCGCCGGCGACCGGGCGACCGTCCGCCACATGGCGACGACGATGGCGCTCGAGCAGACCCGCCGGGCGTTGGCCGGGCTCGCCCCGCTCGGCGATCCGACGGACGACGCGGGGCTCTGA
- a CDS encoding DUF502 domain-containing protein, which yields MSRWTAHVRSRIATGLFVLLPAALTVWLIVLIFRAIDRALAEQVLRLVGADHAPNVAMLWTSRALAVLAIFAALYVVGLVATNVVGRRLLGATEAGVRRLPVLGGVYGGFRQLLDGFKPGGGSIFRRAVLIEYPRRGCFRVAFVTNDQPRLVGDPPRRCIAVFVPQTPNPTSGFLVLLPVEECRPLGLSPEEGLKMIVSGGIVAPEKLPIDGAEFPAADGGEDDPA from the coding sequence ATGAGCCGCTGGACGGCCCACGTTCGGTCGCGCATCGCGACGGGGCTGTTCGTCCTGCTCCCCGCGGCGCTGACGGTCTGGCTGATCGTGCTGATCTTCCGCGCGATCGACCGCGCGCTGGCGGAGCAGGTGCTGCGCCTCGTCGGCGCCGACCACGCGCCGAACGTCGCGATGCTCTGGACGTCGCGCGCGCTCGCCGTCCTCGCGATCTTCGCCGCGCTCTACGTCGTCGGCTTGGTCGCGACCAACGTCGTCGGGCGGCGGCTGCTCGGGGCGACCGAGGCCGGCGTGCGCCGGCTGCCGGTGCTCGGCGGCGTCTACGGCGGGTTCCGGCAGCTGCTCGACGGGTTCAAGCCGGGCGGCGGCTCGATCTTCCGCCGCGCCGTGCTGATCGAGTACCCGCGCCGCGGCTGCTTCCGCGTGGCGTTCGTCACGAACGACCAGCCGCGTCTCGTCGGCGATCCGCCGCGCCGCTGCATCGCGGTCTTCGTGCCGCAGACGCCGAACCCGACATCCGGGTTCCTCGTGCTCCTCCCGGTCGAGGAGTGCCGGCCGCTGGGGCTTTCGCCCGAGGAAGGGCTCAAGATGATCGTCTCCGGCGGCATCGTCGCGCCGGAGAAGCTGCCGATCGACGGCGCCGAGTTTCCGGCCGCCGACGGGGGAGAGGACGACCCGGCATGA